One Bdellovibrio bacteriovorus str. Tiberius DNA segment encodes these proteins:
- a CDS encoding aminopeptidase P family protein has product MLFAENVYKTRQGKVAEAWKSLLGPQDLVLVHSGEAVQKPGGLDQTYDFLPHPSYFWLTGHRRDEGVMAYSVSEGWIEHQRPLSPVDIVWEGAEGNFECEHTLVDLQKKLQGGAYKRVFHLGQTSEKTFTAETFELSIKLDQVRRCKDAQEVQLIRQIAGMANKGYQALQNALRPGITERELQLHYENAVLMAGADKMPYGSIVGSGENAAILHAVPSKKKVESGELVLVDAGADVEDYCVDITRVYAVDGKFTQQQKDVYDLVHEAYKASVAMCRTGTQWRDVHMKSARVIAEGLQQWGIWKSSVDAALESGAISVFYPHGVGHLVGLKVRDTGNPENVNPQRYYGARLRVDLELKENYLITVEPGCYFARAFIEDKEIREKYKDHIQWSEAEKWKSFGGVRLEDDILITQGEAESLTNVVPK; this is encoded by the coding sequence ATGTTGTTTGCTGAAAATGTATATAAAACCCGTCAGGGTAAAGTGGCTGAAGCGTGGAAAAGCCTGCTGGGCCCGCAGGATCTGGTTCTGGTTCACAGTGGTGAAGCGGTACAGAAGCCAGGCGGTTTGGATCAGACTTATGATTTCCTGCCTCATCCTTCCTATTTCTGGCTGACCGGACATCGTCGTGACGAAGGTGTCATGGCTTATTCCGTTTCAGAGGGTTGGATTGAGCATCAACGTCCGCTCAGCCCCGTGGACATCGTCTGGGAGGGTGCGGAAGGAAACTTTGAATGCGAACACACCCTGGTGGATCTGCAAAAGAAACTGCAGGGCGGGGCTTATAAGCGCGTGTTCCATTTGGGCCAAACTTCTGAAAAAACTTTTACAGCTGAGACCTTTGAACTTTCCATCAAACTGGATCAGGTTCGCCGCTGCAAGGATGCTCAGGAAGTTCAGCTGATTCGCCAGATTGCTGGGATGGCCAATAAAGGCTATCAGGCTTTGCAAAATGCTTTGCGACCGGGAATCACCGAACGCGAGCTGCAGCTGCATTATGAAAACGCCGTATTGATGGCAGGTGCTGACAAGATGCCTTATGGGTCGATCGTGGGCAGTGGTGAAAATGCGGCGATCCTGCATGCAGTTCCCAGCAAAAAGAAAGTCGAGTCAGGCGAATTGGTTCTGGTCGATGCGGGCGCTGACGTTGAAGATTATTGTGTTGATATCACCCGCGTGTACGCGGTGGATGGCAAATTCACACAGCAGCAAAAAGACGTCTATGATCTGGTTCACGAAGCTTACAAGGCTTCGGTGGCGATGTGCCGTACGGGCACCCAGTGGCGTGATGTGCATATGAAATCCGCCCGTGTGATCGCCGAAGGTTTGCAGCAGTGGGGGATCTGGAAAAGCTCCGTGGATGCCGCTTTGGAATCGGGCGCGATTTCCGTTTTTTATCCGCACGGCGTGGGGCACTTGGTGGGTTTGAAAGTGCGTGACACTGGCAATCCGGAAAACGTAAATCCACAACGCTATTATGGCGCTCGTCTGCGTGTGGATTTGGAATTGAAGGAAAACTACTTGATCACCGTGGAACCAGGTTGTTATTTCGCCCGCGCGTTTATCGAAGACAAAGAGATCCGCGAAAAATACAAGGACCACATCCAGTGGTCCGAGGCCGAAAAGTGGAAATCCTTTGGCGGGGTTCGTCTGGAAGATGACATTCTGATCACGCAAGGTGAGGCCGAGAGCCTCACCAATGTCGTGCCGAAATAG
- a CDS encoding glutamine--tRNA ligase/YqeY domain fusion protein, with translation MSKPNKTPVDAPNFLKQIIEKDLETGKVKGEVVTRFPPEPNGYLHLGHAKSICLNFGLAQEYQGRCHLRFDDTNPETEETEYVESIQEDVKWLGFDWGVHLYYASDYFEQIYQWAEQLIKDGKAYVDSQSEEEVRKNRGDFTTPGKDSPHRSRSVEENLDLFRRMRAGEFEEGQHILRAKIDMQSPNMNMRDPLLYRIRKAHHHRTGDKWCIYPMYDYAHPLSDAMEHITHSICTLEFQDHRPFYDWCVQNVPVPAEPHQYEFARMNMTYLVMSKRKLLQLVREKLVSGWDDPRMPTISGVRRRGYTPESIRRFAKRIGVAKSESIIEYDILESCVREHLDETAHRAMAVLDPIKVVIENLPEGHKELIETSVHPKNTELGNRSLPFTKEVYIDAADFMENPPDDYFRLSPGKEVRLRNAYVIKCKEVIKDNSGKVVELRCEYDPVTLGGKPTADGRKVKGIVHWVSATDCVDAEVRVYERLFKVADPENVPDGQDFKVNLNANSLKVIKNAKLEKGLQDAKLENRYQFERVGYFCLDSKDSKPGALVFNRVVELASSH, from the coding sequence ATGAGCAAGCCCAATAAAACACCTGTAGACGCACCCAATTTCCTGAAGCAAATCATCGAAAAAGACCTTGAGACTGGCAAAGTCAAAGGCGAAGTGGTTACACGCTTCCCGCCAGAACCGAACGGATACCTGCACTTGGGTCACGCCAAGTCGATCTGTTTGAATTTCGGTCTGGCTCAGGAATATCAGGGTCGCTGCCATCTGCGTTTTGATGACACCAATCCAGAAACTGAAGAAACCGAATACGTTGAATCCATCCAGGAAGACGTCAAGTGGCTGGGCTTTGACTGGGGTGTTCATCTTTATTACGCGTCTGATTACTTTGAACAGATTTATCAGTGGGCTGAGCAGCTGATCAAAGACGGTAAGGCGTATGTTGATTCCCAGAGTGAAGAAGAAGTGCGCAAGAACCGTGGCGATTTCACAACTCCGGGCAAGGATTCTCCTCATCGCAGTCGTTCTGTCGAAGAAAACCTGGACTTGTTCCGTCGCATGCGTGCCGGTGAATTCGAGGAAGGTCAGCACATTCTGCGTGCGAAAATCGACATGCAGTCTCCGAATATGAACATGCGTGACCCGTTGTTGTACCGTATCCGTAAGGCGCATCACCACCGCACGGGTGACAAGTGGTGCATCTATCCGATGTACGACTATGCTCATCCATTGTCTGATGCGATGGAGCACATCACGCATTCTATCTGTACTTTGGAATTCCAGGATCACCGTCCGTTCTATGACTGGTGCGTTCAGAACGTGCCGGTTCCTGCAGAGCCTCATCAGTATGAGTTCGCGCGCATGAACATGACCTATCTGGTGATGAGCAAGCGCAAACTTTTGCAATTGGTCAGAGAAAAACTGGTTTCTGGCTGGGATGATCCGCGCATGCCGACTATTTCCGGTGTTCGCCGTCGTGGTTACACTCCGGAATCCATCCGTCGTTTTGCAAAACGCATCGGTGTGGCGAAATCTGAAAGCATCATCGAATACGATATTCTGGAAAGCTGTGTGCGTGAACACCTGGATGAAACGGCTCATCGTGCGATGGCGGTTTTGGATCCGATCAAAGTTGTGATCGAAAATCTGCCGGAGGGTCACAAAGAGCTGATTGAAACTTCTGTGCATCCGAAGAACACTGAATTGGGGAACCGTTCTTTGCCGTTCACCAAAGAAGTGTACATCGACGCGGCAGACTTCATGGAAAATCCGCCGGATGATTACTTCCGTTTGTCTCCGGGCAAGGAAGTTCGTCTGCGTAATGCTTATGTGATCAAATGCAAGGAAGTCATCAAAGATAACTCCGGCAAAGTGGTTGAACTGCGTTGTGAGTACGATCCAGTAACTTTGGGTGGCAAGCCGACAGCGGATGGTCGCAAAGTGAAAGGTATCGTTCACTGGGTTTCTGCAACGGATTGTGTGGATGCGGAAGTGCGTGTGTACGAGCGTCTGTTCAAAGTGGCAGATCCGGAAAATGTGCCAGATGGTCAGGACTTTAAAGTGAACCTGAATGCGAACTCTTTGAAAGTGATCAAGAACGCGAAGCTGGAAAAAGGTTTGCAGGATGCAAAACTTGAAAACCGCTACCAGTTTGAACGTGTGGGTTACTTCTGTCTGGATAGCAAGGATTCCAAGCCAGGGGCGCTGGTGTTCAACCGGGTTGTTGAGCTGGCATCCAGTCACTAA
- a CDS encoding DEAD/DEAH box helicase, whose translation MNTFADFELLPSLLKTLKTLKISKPTDIQKQAIPLIMSHQAVVGVSETGSGKTLAYVLPILNYLKSLEDAGDPVKEENAPRAVVMVPSRELGEQVAKVFKSMTHDTRLRVRPALGGMSLEQARRNTSGAFEVLLATPGRLVQMLNKDLISLRDVRFLVFDEADQMLDQGFLPDTNRIVDCCPEDVNLALFSATVSKTVEKLMNDLFAKAEVIRSKNSGKVVSTLKTKNLTVEDGKRWPLFEKVLAQKVDGGTIVFANTREQCDKIAKELTDKGHACVVYRGEMDKNERRTNLKKFRDGQVSLLVATDLAGRGLDVSNVARVINYHLPKEMENYLHRAGRTARAGRPGLVVNLVTERDGRLIAALEGNKPPSLEKKTDHLGKPRVGSTTRFKDAKGKSGYAKSMGQKKR comes from the coding sequence ATGAATACCTTTGCTGATTTTGAGCTGCTGCCTTCTCTTTTGAAAACCCTAAAGACCCTGAAAATTTCCAAACCCACGGACATTCAAAAGCAGGCCATTCCGCTGATCATGAGTCATCAGGCGGTGGTCGGAGTTTCTGAAACGGGCAGTGGTAAAACTTTGGCGTACGTGTTGCCGATTTTGAATTATCTAAAATCTTTGGAAGACGCCGGCGACCCGGTGAAAGAGGAAAATGCACCTCGTGCGGTGGTCATGGTGCCTTCCCGCGAATTGGGCGAGCAGGTGGCAAAAGTGTTTAAATCCATGACCCATGATACACGACTGCGTGTTCGTCCGGCCTTGGGTGGTATGAGTCTGGAACAGGCCCGTCGCAACACTTCGGGGGCTTTTGAAGTTCTGCTGGCAACGCCGGGTCGTTTGGTGCAGATGCTGAACAAGGATCTGATCAGTTTGCGGGATGTGCGTTTCCTGGTTTTTGATGAAGCCGATCAAATGCTGGATCAGGGGTTCCTGCCTGACACCAATCGTATTGTGGACTGCTGCCCCGAGGACGTGAATCTGGCGCTGTTTTCCGCGACAGTTTCAAAAACTGTGGAAAAGCTGATGAATGATTTGTTCGCGAAAGCCGAAGTCATTCGCAGCAAGAACAGCGGTAAAGTGGTGTCCACTTTGAAAACCAAAAATCTGACAGTGGAAGACGGCAAACGCTGGCCGTTGTTTGAAAAAGTTCTGGCGCAGAAAGTGGACGGGGGCACCATCGTTTTTGCCAACACCCGAGAACAATGTGACAAGATCGCCAAGGAATTGACGGACAAGGGGCATGCTTGCGTGGTCTATCGCGGGGAAATGGACAAAAATGAGCGTCGCACAAATCTGAAGAAGTTCCGTGACGGTCAGGTCAGTCTGCTTGTGGCCACCGATCTGGCGGGGCGGGGTTTGGATGTGTCCAATGTCGCCCGTGTGATCAACTATCATCTGCCGAAAGAGATGGAAAACTATCTGCACCGGGCTGGTCGTACTGCACGGGCTGGTCGTCCGGGGTTGGTGGTGAATCTGGTCACGGAACGTGATGGTCGTCTGATTGCGGCTTTGGAAGGCAATAAGCCTCCGTCATTAGAGAAAAAGACCGATCATTTGGGCAAACCGCGGGTTGGTTCCACAACTCGTTTTAAAGATGCCAAAGGTAAGTCCGGATACGCGAAATCCATGGGACAAAAGAAGCGCTAA